Proteins from one Ictidomys tridecemlineatus isolate mIctTri1 chromosome 14, mIctTri1.hap1, whole genome shotgun sequence genomic window:
- the Thap1 gene encoding THAP domain-containing protein 1 produces the protein MVQSCSAYGCKNRYDKDKPVSFHKFPLTRPSLCEKWEAAVRRKNFKPTKYSSICSEHFTPDCFKRECNNKLLKENAVPTIFLCTEPHDKKEDLLEPQEHLPPPPLTPPISQVDAAIGLLMPPLQTPDNLSVFCDHNYTVEDTMHQRKRIHQLEQQVEKLRKKLKTAQQRCRRQERQLEKLKEVVHFQKEKDDVSERGYVILPNDFFEIVEVPA, from the exons ATGGTGCAGTCCTGCTCCGCCTACGGCTGCAAGAACCGATATGATAAGGATAAACCTGTTTCTTTCCACAA GTTTCCTCTTACTCGACCCAGTCTTTGTGAAAAATGGGAGGCAGCTGTCAGAAGAAAAAACTTTAAGCCCACCAAGTACAGCAGTATTTGTTCAGAACATTTTACTCCAGACTGCTTTAAGAGGGAGTGCAACAACAAGTTACTGAAAGAGAATGCTGTACCCACAATATTTCTTTGTACTGAGCCACATGACAAG aaggaAGATCTTCTGGAGCCACAAGAACACCTTCCCCCACCTCCTTTAACACCTCCCATTTCCCAGGTCGATGCTGCTATTGGGTTACTAATGCCTCCACTTCAAACCCCCGATAATCTCTCAGTTTTCTGTGACCACAACTATACTGTGGAGGATACAATGCACCAGAGGAAAAGGATTCATCAGCTAGAACAACAAGTTGAAAAGCTCAGGAAGAAGCTCAAGACTGCCCAGCAGCGATGCAGAAGACAAGAACGACAGCTTGAAAAACTAAAGGAGGTTGTACACttccagaaagagaaagatgatgTATCAGAAAGAGGCTATGTGATTCtaccaaatgacttctttgaaaTAGTTGAAGTaccagcataa